The following nucleotide sequence is from Nitrospira sp..
TCTCCTTCACCAGATGCCCCTTGGCAATGCCGCCGATCGCCGGATTGCAGGACATCTGCGCGATGCGGTCCGGGTCCATGGTGAGCAAGAGCGTACGCGAACCCAGGCGGGCTGCAGCCAGAGCGGCTTCACAGCCGGCATGCCCACCGCCCACAACGACCACATCGAACCGTTCGCTCATCGCACCACCATGGAGCCTTACTTTCCGATGCAAAATTCCGCAAAGATGCGCTGAAGAATCTCATCCGTCGTGATGACACCGGTGATCTCACCCAGCGCATCGGCGGCGATGCGGAGATCCATCGCGACTAATTCGCCGGCTCGTCCCTGTTTCACCGATTGCGTCGCTTGCTCAATTCCCTCCAATGCCCGTTTCAGCGCATCGGCATGCCGCAAATTAGTGACCATGGCGCCCTCCGCGGATTCCAATCGATGCGGAGTCAGGATGTCGCGGACCCGCTCACGCAGGTGATCGAGCCCTGCCAGCTCTTTCGCAGAAATCTCCACTATTCCGGCGCAAGCAGGACAGGCGAACCGGACCTCTTCCAGCGTAAGCCGTTGCGGCAAATCACGTTTGTTGACCACAAGCAACGCACCGAAGGCTTCAGGACTCGCCAGCACAGCGCGATCGTCGTCGGTCAGCAGCTCGGAGCCGTCAAGGAGAATGAGCGCGAGATCCGCATCCCCCCACGCCAGCCGGCTGCGCTTGATTCCTTCCGTTTCCACCGGGTCCTGCGTTGCGCGAATACCGGCGGTATCAACCAGACGAACTGGGATGCCGCCGATCTGCACGACCTCTTCCAGCAAGTCCCGAGTGGTGCCGGGAACCGGAGTGACAATCGCGCGCTCCTGCCGGAGTAAGGCGTTCATCAGACTCGATTTCCCCACATTCGGGCGACCGACGATCGCAACCAGGGCCCCCTCACGGCAGATGCGCCCTTCTTCGCTCGAGCGCAGCAATCGCCCGAGCTGACTCGAAAGGTCTGTCAGCAGTTTGGTGAGGTCCGCAGGCAGCACAAAGGCGATGTCTTCGTCGGAAAAATCGAGGGCGG
It contains:
- the mnmE gene encoding tRNA uridine-5-carboxymethylaminomethyl(34) synthesis GTPase MnmE — protein: MPAVLDDTICAIATPPGEGGIGVVRVSGPGALDLAARVVSLRSRQSLHALPVRRLVSADVVVPSGESSPTDRGGATGVSQVIDEALVVVMRGPHSFTGEDVVEVQCHGGMVVLDHICRALLAAGCRLARPGEFTQRAFLNGRLDLAQAEAVLDTIRAKTARSLAVAQAQRRGVLSREIEELRSALVVALSHVEAALDFSDEDIAFVLPADLTKLLTDLSSQLGRLLRSSEEGRICREGALVAIVGRPNVGKSSLMNALLRQERAIVTPVPGTTRDLLEEVVQIGGIPVRLVDTAGIRATQDPVETEGIKRSRLAWGDADLALILLDGSELLTDDDRAVLASPEAFGALLVVNKRDLPQRLTLEEVRFACPACAGIVEISAKELAGLDHLRERVRDILTPHRLESAEGAMVTNLRHADALKRALEGIEQATQSVKQGRAGELVAMDLRIAADALGEITGVITTDEILQRIFAEFCIGK